The Silene latifolia isolate original U9 population chromosome X, ASM4854445v1, whole genome shotgun sequence genome contains the following window.
aattgatattcgcctattagttgcacccaagacgatctgagatatgccctttgattatgctagaaatcaatctaaaattttctgtaaaatttaattatctttgtgttcttgtgatgagaaagaggaggctggtcaagaaaaagcattggggtagaaataattctctacctttctttttatacagaccgaaacttggagtcaattaggaaaagaaaaactttccctaatttcggccaagtgaaccgaaataaggagtatttttctcctaattttggtctttccaaaaatatataaagtgtgttaaattgacatctagtgaggatcgaacccatgacctcttggcttgtgtaccctcactattaccactatgacacattcaacttgttgatattaaatacaactgattatatttaactacgaattaacagattaattcgtccaaactaaccttatatatatttaatttaaatataacttattatatttaatttacgaattgtgattaattcgtctcaacttaatattatttaattttcattaaataattatctcatcaacacattgactaactttttagtcattttgggcatcaatgtaattatatttctataaccacatttctcaaacacgtcctataggtgtgacctttagggaccagttgatcaccgccatctgtatgataataacgtcaaactttctagcaagccaaccgttattaggtaaacgttaatcaactgattaaatatacgaagtatacccttgtgaacctgtaagagatttacaaatgttatcacactaatttgtggaggacaccagctccaacaatcatgagtccgctactttcaaaacaagcccatccaatgcggctattctcacggtcaattaaccgaccgccccatggctggcgagccttacaacgcatcgcggctggcgagccctcctcatatacacaccatggctggcatgccttacaacgcatcgaggctggcgagccctcctcagatacgcaccatggctggcgagccttacaacgcgtcgcggctggcgagcccttctcatatACGCACCTTtcctggcgagccttactacgcatcgcggctggcgagccctcctcgtgtaggccccatggttggcgagccttacaacacatcgcggctggcgagccctcctcatatacgcaccacagctggcgtgcctttatccgcaaacatgcaaggacgtatccgaagatgcctcgggtataacCCCTTTTTGTGGCTaacgagcctttgtacgtagtttaacagactttaaacgacccacacggatagtcgacagactctaaactgttcccgacgacaggtccttggctcgtaccctcgagtcgccttggtgtcgcccttcccgacggcaggtccttggcccgaatccttttgagccgcctcgacgtcgcttgggtctccaggttgtaatcttcgattgacctaggggctctactttgactttcgccctgtccaagcctgagtcaaagtgggggctctgtagatacccagtatctgctgagactccaacaaacacccgatgattatcggactataacatgttttggaatcgcggcgtttgatcgacagtttgtgtacaactttacgtcggaaaacttgaaacgatttcaaaaataaaacatttcaaaactttttaaaagtaccaggagtgtttaatgcacgacgacggggtcgcaatgacactaactagagtcaaaaccgacaccggaccaaaaaccgactcaaacattcaaatcccgactccaacaacgagtcaaaccgagtcaaccacagaaaacaaaccatttcaaaccttctatactaagatttcccggattcatgaatggtcaagtaccaaacatgtgactataaatcctaggatagaacaaatcatgattgcacttgtgtgaaagtgacaggacaactcgaagacccgcgacgtggttcgcgcctctttgagcaccccaggtggccacgtcgctcaatactcacacaaccactcattttcctataaatacccctcaaatgcccccatttgagaacttacgcaagtgtccgccccctcttttctcccttaaaattctcgactcgacttcttaagtcacaatctgacgcgtatttacgacctaccgatcgtaaatacaagccttacacattgtttggtaccgtcatcgtgcattaaattacTTGACCGATCACTTCGACCACTACTCCATCACCaatattaataaaacactctttttacttaccaaaacggttttaaaccgagtcttttccgaccaaacgagttgttacacttacgtcggtttctcgtcataaccaaacatgtaagtatgaggttgtaaaaatccttcttttatcatgtcttcatttgtttcaggactataacatgctaaaacatgcataacatgatccaaaacatgggataaacgagccaaaactaagttttggcctgaggcagaagccccttattgtgcaaataggctcgtgcctcaatggggtgcccaggtcacaGAAcacaaccgtgtttgttctcgtctttcccctttaattcattttcatatttgtaatcggttttaccatttcaaatattttcaaacccctttttattatatttcatttgttttaaccataaaatatttttcacccttggttcctcataccatgacggttaaatccgtgtttcggtgataatatttggttaataacatttaaaaggtattttaaagccttttatttcattttgggaggtattttaaagcctttcatcatttctttacattttcaaaacaagcatattagtcaccaacacaaagtcatccttggttctacataccatgccggattttaacccgggtacgatgacgagtatcgaataattatattcaaatgaacttaaaacaattagttcataattattttcaaaactattcatgttaagcttgtcaaatcgaacccgacgccgaatatcatcaaaataatggcGATTATTCGAGTCCCGTTCCTCAAATAAaaaaatgcggtctaaacgactctttcaaaccaaatcgggtcaaatacccatttttcaatacgttttataaacgtttttcaaaaagtcagaacacggcatacaaccgttggttgacccgcgcctaaacaggccccttctttcttatttccaaaaccaggggagacccccttacactGCTAACAGGCTCGCTCCTCATGTGGCCGcatggtgcagggtctgttccctttccagcatcagtctaggacgatcccgactccggttagcccggatataggacggatcagatgactatttgctcattcaaaatcatatttgcaaagtGCTTCACTAAGACAagtggatcacgttatgcaccataaacctaatacggtaaatggatgtttaatttccgtcttgcatgcaaatcaatcattaatccaactcgacatcttatacttgatacttggattaaatcaaccgacttagaaagctctcacatgttaggtttaaattattggatgtgcattcatgcatttaaaccgttttattaacttttgcattcaaccaaacaagatcgatcagtagaggccgctaccgcgggcgggattgggcgTCTGATTAAAGatcttcccaatacgtaccttcacctcttactcagaaactttggatagtggacgaccttatccagagcgtacgagagtcattctagagataggatgctaaagagggacgatttccttatctttagtacctatgtcaaacgctgctttgtgcttcgatttgaccgaggtataaagtggatttcgaacgagTTCCAatcatcccacaaatgcttggtggcgactccgaacatctctaatcgttttgagacccttaccgagacgaaaccggccgatctaaaacgatccggtcgaaagcatttttatgccgccgagcgtgTCTTTCAAAAGGccgctgcacgtccgcagatTGAACCGGACctacaggtgggccatgtccacaacatACACATTGTATTTTCAACAGGTGACAAATACTCACAATACTTAAGACTAAGTATAACAAATTATGATCTAATACATACGTAATCTGGTTGTGTTTCATCATTTACTGAACCATCAGATATAAAATCCAACAGAGGTTCACCCTATAACAATGCATACTGATGTCCCTGAGGTTTACGAAAGCCTTGTTCAGAATTAATAACTAAGCCTTGCTTTTTTCACCAGGTTGTTGCATTGTTTGCTTGACAGCTCGCAGTAGACCCCTGCTTTTTTACATCAGGATACCTGAAAAATTACAAATGCAACACATGGTGGTTACCGACAAGCATTTCCACACCCGAAACTGTATAAAAAAATGTACAGAATGACAATATTCAGCAATTAAATACCAGCCTCCAAAATTAAATCAGGCCACTCAAAGTCGATTCTACCTGATAGAATACTTCATATTAAACAACACATATCTACTTGTCACATACCATGTTTGATTTCCTCAACTTTCTTGGCAGACTCAACCAATAATGAGTAAAGCAATCTCTAAGAGACTGATATTCATTTCGTTTGATTAGAAAAAGGTGAACAGCATAACAATTCAATATACGAGATGTATGTAGAAAGTTTAAACAATTGATTTTCTCTTCTAACTCTGTTATGATATCATATCCAAACAAAAAGAACTTGACGAAAAATCAATCAAGAAAAAAGGATCGGACATGGTATGAGCGGAAAAGAAGGAAAGGATAAGagggaaaaagaagaaaaatgaagacagtaAGATAGAAAAGGGAGCTGGTTACCTCTGTTTGACAGCCGGCAATAGACCCCTGCTTTTTTTCATCGGACTACCTGGAAAATTACAAATGCAACACATGGTGGTTACCAACAAGCATGTCGATCCTCATTAACAAAATATAGGATATCAACTCAAACTGAATCCTTCATTAAAAAACTCAAGTCAAAACAACTCCTAGAAATACACACAAGGTAGTAGTGATTACAATACACATCACACTACGAATTCCGAGCACGATAAACTCCAATATTTTATCAAACAATCAATTTAAATCAAATACATTCCAGTAATCCTATGTTTTATTCCCCTTCGTAACTTTAAATTATAAGTCTCACTTAATAAGTTCAATTCGAGCAAAACCAACCGGCGAAGGTTACACCCATGATGCATTACTTCATTCCCTTAAACTATTTTCAATTGCACTTTATAATGAAGTTGCTAAAATAAAAAGATGCACAAGTGACTTAAAAAGATAAGTTGTCGCTGCCATTATTGATATTAGAAAAGGGAAGATAATTATCGCTGCCAATATTGCCCTTATTCACGTATCAGCTGCCATTTTAATTTTCTCCTACCATATAACAAATTAATCTCTGCACAAGATCAATATCTAATTATAAACACAAATAAAAAAGGTCACCAATGAAATTTCAATTGATAAGTCTCGTATTATAACTAAAACCAAAGTAATCCGTACACTTAGCTACTACTCCATACACTTAAGTTGAATCTTCTTTGTATCATCCAGTCTTTCGTACATCCATTTTCGTTCAAATCCCTTCATTCTCATTCAATATGAACTTAACAATATTTTAATGAAATGAACAAGTTTAAAATAAAAAGCCTTTTTAAAATGAAAACCACATTACACAAGTATCTTAATCAATAGGATTTATGTTATCAGCATTATTCAAATCAGTGAGTAAGGACATTACATAAGTTTCATCCCTTAAAATTATAGTGAGTGTTCCACTACGACTATTTGTACTATCACAAATGCATGCGAGAGCAAGGGCAGAAGACTACAGGAGGGCAACCATTAGTATTCAATATAATTGAGGgttaatttatgagaataatctAAACTATCACTGACCGTCTCAAAGTAATCCAAACTATTCATTATCTCAAAATAATTTAATTTATGCCATCATTTAACTTATATTTCCTTAAGTGAAGAGCAACCTGCTTAACTGGTCATCTCTTCATCTTTACTTAGAATTATTATTAATCCCTCCCGTTCAATGATCAGTTTATGATTTATCCAATTATCCCTTCATATTTTCCATTGATGATTTCATCCCTTTTGTTCATCATCCTTCTTTTTTTTGACAAGAAAGCAAATCTCATGGTATTCACTGGTGGAACAAACATTCTACTACAATTttaaaataattgacaacgggtaaaAGTCCATCATTTGCTTCTACATTTTGATCCTAAAGCACCCTCAGTCCACTAAAGTAGGTCCATCAGAGATGAGCACACTCCATCCATGAAATCAAACGAAGTCAAAACTGTCTATGTAGCTCAAAATTAATGACTAACAGACACAATTTACACCATTAATGAAATCAATCAGGAAACGGAGACCTAAGTGATGTAACAAATTAATTATTCAACAAAAATGTTATCAACTATAACCAAGTCGTGTGATTTAATACCAAGGATGAAGGGTCTAACCGAAAAAGTTACCAACTGTGATggttgtgggaaatatcggtatatttcatcaagaaaattcggattataacgaaattatgaaatatgaaattactagtcataaacgaaattgcataaacaaaagaatagagattagaattaacctccggtcctagcaatatggcctaagaacaaatatcgagatcgatattctcctaatcgttgcacccaagatgcttcGAGAAAATGCctctttcttgctagaaagaaaaccCTAATTTACTAATAATTTTAGAGTagtgtttagggttttgtgatgagagtgttTTTGTGAAAAATCAAGTGAGAAAAAATGATTCCCATTTATCCCTTTTAACCGTGTAAAAGGAGTAAAAAAGGGAagttatttttcttttctttttttttcaaaaccgtgtAACCAAccaaaaataaagagaaaaatcttcttatttttaggttgttatcaaattgtataaaatgtgtatatttatcaattgtcatttatgtcgtcacgtattaataaaTTCACACACACAACagattgtagtcgatttattaataccggtctgtcaacatttattatgacaatttcgtataatatatacattaattataaatatcgcatatttataatttgctaattaaatataaccgtttatgtttaattactaattaacatcttaattcgtttaagctaacattatatacattaattaaatataactgtttatattcaatttacgaattaacaattaattcgtctcagctgatattatttaattgtattaaataatcgactcatcatcacgttgactaaccttttagtcaaatacatggactaaccttttagtcatataaggcatcaatgtgattatattttcatataatcacatctctcaaacacatcctttaagtgtgacttttagggaccagttgatcaccgccatcagtatgataataacgtcaaacttctagcaagccaaccgttattagtaaacgttaatcaactgataaaatactaagtataccctgtgaacctataagagatttatacacgttatcacactaactgtggaggacactagctccaacaatggCATGGTTGTACCTAGTAATTCTGTTTGAAACAAATCTAAAGTCAATGAAAAGTTCGTAAATGAAACAATTAAACTTATTCTACCAGAAATTAAATACCCCTTCAACTAAAATTAAAGAACGGGAAATTAGGGTATAAGTTAATAGACTAAATCCCCAACTAATTACAAAAACTCAAAATTCAATACTTTACAttcaaaaaaaattagggttaatctTTCATACCTGTTGAGATTGCTCTGAAATTGATTGGCGTAAACCCCAAGTGAATTAGTCTCCGGAGTTCGAAGGGTAGCCGCTATTGTTATGTCACTCGCCGGCGTTCGAAGGCTTCGATGGTAGAGGTGGTCACTCGGTGCGGCACTTTCGATCTCGATTCTCACTGAGTAAATAAAATGTGAACTTAGAGTTTTATATGGTGGTGGTTGCCGGAGTTCGTGTGGGTGGTCGGCCGGCAGAAGTGTAGGATAGAGAAAGAGCAAGGAGAAGAAGGAGAGAGGGGGTTAGGGTTTGATATGGGGATTAATTGATTTGGGAAATGAGGGAGGGGAGtggttcttttcttttttttttttttttttttgcaaaaaaccTCAAAGGATTTTAATATATATCACAAATGTCAGTCCCGGCGACAGTAGCAAATTCAGCTGGCAAATCAGACAACCAAAAATGTCTACCAATAACCCATGGTCTAGCATGAGCTAAAGAATGAGCTAACGAATTCAAATTCCTACTAACATGCTTAAAAacaacaaaatcaaacgacaaaCAAAATTGCCTAATCTCGTTATAAAGCACAAACAACTCGCTTCTACCGCAACGCTTCTTTGTCAGATCTTCAATAACCTCAAGAGAATCACTTTCAACAATCACACGCCTCGACCCCATTCTCCTTGCTTCCTTCAGGCCCAGCAAAACAGCCTCAGCTTCAGCCATAGCCACCTCAGAACATACTTCCCTCTGCACCACACACGCCCATTCCACCACACCCTCCGAGTACCGGCTTACAGCCACCAACCCCACACCCACACCTTCCATGACACCCGCATCTGTATTAACCTTAGAAACTCCATCTCCCGGCCTCTCCCACCGACTGTTCCGAGCTTCCGCCGCCAATACTGGAACCGTCTTATCTCGAAGGCTATCCATCTCCCAAACCAGCTCCCAAATCCTGCGCACAATCTTCCCAATATCCCATCCTCCAGCTTCAAAAATAAACTTATTACGCCTTTCTCATAACACCCAACATGTTGTTAAGAAAATCACCCGCTCCTTCTCCCCCAGCTCTCTTAATCCCAGCTCAACCCACTCCCTCACACTTACACCTCCCTCGCCATCCCTACCTCCAGGCCTACTTCCtcccaaacctcatcaccccAACCACACCCCTTAATAGCATGGAAACATGTCTCCATAGCATGGCACCGAGGACAGCTAGCATCCCCATATCCCAACCGACGTACCAAATTTGCCCTTGTAGGGAGAGCATCATGACACAGCTGCCAGATAAACGCCTTGATCCTCGGAATGACCGGCACACGCCATATCAATCTCCACAACCACCCTTCCTTAGCAAAATCCGACTGCTCAACATCTGACCCATTATCCGCCATAAGCAATCTATACCCGGAATATACCCCACTGTGCTCCCCATCCCAACACCAATAATAATCTCCACCCTCCTCACTCAGCCGTATACTTCAAATTCTACTAGCTTCAAACGGCATAAATAATTCAGAAACTTTAGACACATCCCATCGACGTTCACCCGCAACCATCAAATCTGCTACCCTTAGGTCGATCGCAACCATCAAATCTGGTTCTTAGATACAGAGTTTTTTGTTAGGATATCTGACGGAATAGACGTCAGAAATTTTGGCTTTTGTTGACTTTTCTTACGGAATATCCGTCAGAAATTTTGACAATTTGACTTTTCTGACGGAATTTCTGTCAGGAAACCGTCACACAATATTAGCGCTATTGTTACTATTCAACGCGCCACTTTtatctgacggattttccgtcagaaTTCCGTCAGTTTTCCTTATTAACTGACGGGTTTTTTTTTCCATCAGAATTCCCGTCACTATACCGCCGTATTTTAGTAGTGTTGGCTAGCTCATCTATACTCATCATCTCAGCCCTAGCATACAAAGTGGATCTCTTCGGCggcatctttgaactatataagagaagaggtaaacataaacacacatcccaccaGTTAAACACGTATATGACCTGTGCAGATCGTACTCGACCGAGCtctcaacccactcgatcgagttaaggtcactcgatcgagttgcctacttactcgatcgagtacctcgactccaaaacctgaccagaaagcatcaaacaacccactcgatcgagcccctaacttgctcgatcgagtagccctcgctcgatcgagttcctaacctactcgatcgagtgcccaaaaacagcagCGATTGTTCAAAAACGTTATAcaccccactcgaccgagtcctGCCCACTCGATCGTGTCCCTCACCTACTCGTTCGAGTgcgccccactcgatcgagtcatgctgactcgtaagcTACCCGCATGCTCAATTCAACTACTTTCCACAAcaacgatatatatatatatatatatatatatatatagtgagcatcccatgagtctatcatattagatgagtctagcatatcaataagaaccgttggatcttattgatccaaccgtcctgattatgacacgtatcttaatttaaaaaaaaaaaaaaaaaaaaaaaaaaaaagtaggcgCACTGATATAATAAGAACGACACATTCATTATTCCTCATAAATTTTCACttccttttctctctctaaaacgcaTGTCTCTCCTCTAAAAGCGCTTCACGTTCTTTTTCTTTGGCGTTAATTCACTAAACCATAAATTTTTTCCGTAAATTTTATTACATCAAGCAAAATCGCACTAATCAAGTGAAGATCATTATTATATTTACTCAGAACAATCGTTTCGAAGATGACGAAGAGGTATAAAATCGctctatttcattatattgtttttaaacttatttcgccactgcatgttgttgctgttgctattattgttgttattgttgttgtttttagtgtTGATTATACTATTTTTTCTTCAAATAATCATCGACTTAGGGTTTCTATTTTGCtcaaagcaggaaattgatttttccgcgaaaaattaggttattattgttgttgttgttattgttgttgttgttagtcttgattatagtgatttgaagcgtttattaattgatcgaagaaagaaattgattttttaagtaaaaaattaggttattctttgttgttgttgttgttattgttgttgttgttgttagtctcgattatagtgatttgaagcatttattaattgatcgaagaaagaaattgagtttttgataaaaaaaattaggttattacgaGTTCTTGTTGTTAATGTTGCTGTTGTAATTGATTTAGGCTAACTGTTTTTCTCGAAGTGAGTAACTGATTttctgcgttctagtttttcgcttcaaaattagggttaatgatttgtaataaatgagtaattaatgtgtgttaccgttctgctttcgattgatttatttgttcgtcgtgttgagttaTTTGTGATTTGCAGGGAATGTTCATTTTCCTGAAGTTAATAATATTTCTGAACAAAtctacagtaacaatattactatAAAACTATCAtagtaaaagtgtatcccctatcgTTTTAAAGAGCAGCAATTGCTTTTGTAACAGTGTTACTGTAgttttatatcaaaacaattgtttgacaatactgtaacactgtctcattctgtgaggatactatcattcttattccattccacattctttctcagactcgtccaccatcattccTCTTCAGTTTAATAGctgtaattgttttagttttaatgttattctgttttggtttttgATAAACAATCTCAGGAAAGCAGAGGTAGTACCTGAAAAATCTGTCGTCAGTAAGAAGGCCAAAGTGGAAGCATCAGAAAAGACAGCGAGCAAAAAAGCGCCGACGCAGAAGCCTTCCAAATCATCGGACGAGAAAAACGTCGAAGCATCTCATGCCGATCAAAAGTATGTCCCTATAACTCTTCGTCGTATTGAGCTGATTTGaatgaaatgtcccttttcctgaa
Protein-coding sequences here:
- the LOC141619065 gene encoding uncharacterized protein LOC141619065; this encodes MADNGSDVEQSDFAKEGWLWRLIWRVPVIPRIKAFIWQLCHDALPTRANLVRRLGYGDASCPRCHAMETCFHAIKGCGWGDEVWEEVGLEVGMAREVRNKFIFEAGGWDIGKIVRRIWELVWEMDSLRDKTVPVLAAEARNSRWERPGDGVSKVNTDAGVMEGVGVGLVAVSRYSEGVVEWACVVQREVCSEVAMAEAEAVLLGLKEARRMGSRRVIVESDSLEVIEDLTKKRCGRSELFVLYNEIRQFCLSFDFVVFKHVSRNLNSLAHSLAHARPWVIGRHFWLSDLPAEFATVAGTDICDIY